A region of Thermotoga sp. DNA encodes the following proteins:
- a CDS encoding ABC transporter ATP-binding protein, with translation MEEMETVLKVEGLEKEFDGVKVIEDWRFVVKRGERIALLGPSGCGKTTFLRIVAGIESFRGKVEVSAEKLGYVFQDSRLIPWRTVRGNLWVISGNESRASYLLDRVGLKGFENHYPWQLSEGMKQRVNLVRALLVEPDLLLLDEPFDALDLRMKKQVMELLLEEWNERGFSMVFVTHDVKEAVFLSDRIFLLSGRPTRIVDEVKIDERVRDIMDEKLFKLEKMVINRILNLPL, from the coding sequence ATGGAAGAGATGGAGACTGTCCTGAAAGTGGAAGGGTTAGAGAAAGAGTTCGATGGAGTGAAAGTGATAGAAGACTGGCGTTTTGTGGTGAAACGAGGGGAGAGAATAGCTCTTTTGGGACCCTCTGGGTGTGGGAAAACAACGTTTTTGAGGATAGTTGCAGGAATCGAGTCTTTTCGAGGGAAGGTAGAAGTTTCTGCAGAAAAGTTGGGGTACGTGTTTCAGGATTCTAGGCTGATCCCATGGAGGACTGTAAGAGGGAACCTTTGGGTGATCAGTGGAAACGAGAGCAGGGCGTCGTACCTTCTCGACCGAGTGGGGTTGAAGGGTTTTGAAAACCATTATCCATGGCAGCTCAGCGAGGGTATGAAGCAGAGGGTAAACCTTGTGAGGGCTCTGCTGGTTGAACCGGATCTTCTTCTCTTGGATGAGCCGTTCGATGCTCTGGACCTCAGGATGAAAAAGCAGGTGATGGAATTGCTCCTAGAAGAGTGGAACGAAAGAGGATTCTCAATGGTATTCGTCACCCACGATGTGAAGGAGGCTGTTTTTCTTTCCGACAGGATTTTTCTTCTCTCTGGAAGACCTACAAGGATCGTTGACGAGGTCAAAATCGATGAGAGGGTGAGGGAC
- a CDS encoding ABC transporter substrate-binding protein, with the protein MKKTITLFFILIAVMFFGVKLLNPFGPALIPVVPILEGKVPYDVEVEIWKNPEEAIARIVTGEANFIVLPVTVGANLYTKGVKIQLLGVHEWKVFYLVASNDVPFEGWKSLRDREVYTPHGRGQTIDVLMRYFMSKVGLKPDEDVKILYAPPQEIVALFKSGKAKYVALPEPFVSMCLDKGRVVLDFQKEWGKETGVSDRIPIAGLFAREGVSQEEIEKVEKALLLSIEWMEENLEETVQLSSKRLGIPSDLLKASLERIDFYYVPAGKCKEEVSVFLRKLNELYPEGLQSAPDEGFYEK; encoded by the coding sequence ATGAAGAAGACAATCACCTTGTTTTTTATATTGATCGCTGTGATGTTTTTCGGCGTGAAGCTTTTGAATCCCTTTGGACCCGCTCTGATACCAGTCGTTCCCATTCTTGAGGGAAAAGTTCCCTATGATGTGGAGGTAGAGATATGGAAGAATCCAGAAGAAGCGATTGCTCGGATTGTCACGGGAGAAGCAAACTTCATAGTTCTTCCTGTCACCGTTGGTGCGAATCTCTACACGAAAGGTGTGAAGATTCAGCTACTTGGGGTTCATGAGTGGAAGGTTTTCTATCTTGTCGCATCCAACGATGTTCCCTTTGAAGGATGGAAGAGTCTTCGTGACCGGGAGGTTTACACTCCTCACGGCAGGGGTCAAACTATTGATGTCTTAATGAGATACTTTATGTCCAAGGTAGGCTTGAAACCAGATGAAGACGTGAAAATTCTCTACGCTCCTCCCCAGGAGATAGTTGCTCTCTTTAAATCCGGGAAGGCAAAATACGTTGCTCTTCCAGAGCCGTTCGTTAGTATGTGTCTGGATAAAGGGCGTGTGGTACTGGATTTCCAGAAAGAATGGGGAAAAGAAACAGGTGTCTCCGACAGGATCCCCATAGCGGGACTGTTTGCAAGGGAGGGTGTGAGCCAAGAAGAAATCGAGAAAGTGGAGAAAGCGCTCCTTCTATCTATCGAGTGGATGGAGGAAAATCTCGAAGAGACAGTTCAGCTTTCTTCGAAGAGACTTGGAATACCTTCTGATCTTCTCAAGGCGTCCCTTGAGAGAATTGATTTCTACTACGTGCCCGCCGGGAAATGCAAAGAGGAAGTGTCGGTGTTCCTTAGGAAATTGAACGAGCTCTATCCTGAGGGGTTGCAGAGTGCGCCAGATGAAGGTTTTTACGAGAAATGA
- a CDS encoding ABC transporter permease, with translation MKVFLGLAIVLVLWQILHTLFPSSLILPGPVETFRVLVEIMNEETFDALLNTLWKGIASTGLVVLVGLPVGLLMGINDKVYEVVRPLVTVVQSVPVVSWLAVVVFLWGIGWQGPVVISFLSLLPVSIFTTVSGVRSVDKRLVEMMRIYRVPRRVVLKEIYLGSLWPFVLSILEISSGNVWKAVIMAEYLCGDRGIGVLISWARQYVDVPRVYALTILAVALGILFERVVKTFTGKVWKRWRLS, from the coding sequence ATGAAAGTGTTTCTAGGACTTGCCATCGTACTCGTTTTGTGGCAGATTTTGCACACGCTTTTTCCATCCTCTCTGATTTTGCCGGGTCCGGTTGAAACTTTCAGAGTGCTGGTTGAGATAATGAACGAAGAAACGTTCGATGCCCTTCTGAACACTCTCTGGAAGGGTATTGCGTCGACAGGACTTGTAGTACTCGTTGGTCTTCCCGTTGGCCTTCTCATGGGAATAAATGATAAAGTCTACGAAGTCGTCAGGCCGCTGGTCACGGTGGTGCAATCGGTTCCAGTCGTCTCCTGGCTCGCTGTGGTGGTGTTCCTTTGGGGGATAGGATGGCAAGGGCCGGTTGTGATCTCTTTTCTCTCACTCCTTCCGGTTTCCATTTTCACGACGGTCTCTGGGGTAAGAAGTGTCGATAAGAGACTCGTGGAGATGATGAGAATCTACAGAGTGCCTCGCAGAGTCGTTCTGAAAGAGATATACCTCGGATCGCTCTGGCCGTTTGTTCTGTCCATTCTCGAGATTTCCTCGGGGAACGTATGGAAGGCTGTGATCATGGCGGAGTACCTCTGTGGAGACAGGGGTATAGGTGTTTTGATCTCTTGGGCGAGGCAGTATGTGGACGTTCCCCGGGTATATGCTCTCACCATCCTGGCGGTGGCTCTCGGGATTCTCTTCGAGAGGGTGGTAAAGACCTTCACTGGGAAGGTATGGAAGAGATGGAGACTGTCCTGA
- a CDS encoding NADH-dependent [FeFe] hydrogenase, group A6 codes for MAEVMVVINGKTLKVPDNITVLEACERAGIEVPALCHHPRLGESIGACRVCVVEVEGARNLQPACVTKVRDGMVIKTSSERVKTARKFNLALLLSEHPNDCMTCEANGRCEFQDLIYKYDVEPIFGYGKKEGLLDRSSPAIMRDLSKCIKCQRCVRVCSEIQGMNIYSMVERGYRTYPGTPFDIPVYETDCISCGQCAAFCPTGAIVENSAVKVVLEELEKKEKILVVQTAPSVRVAIGEEFGYAPGTISTGQLVAALRRLGFDYVFDTNFGADLTIVEEGSEFLERLEKGDLEDLPMFTSCCPAWVNLVEKVYPELRTRLSSAKSPQGMLSALVKTYFAEKLGVKPEDIFHVSIMPCTAKKDEVMRKQLMVNGVPAVDVVLTTRELGRLIRLKNIPFANLPEEEYDAPLGISTGAAALFGVTGGVMEAALRTAYELKTGKTLPKLVFEEVRGLKGVREAEVELDDQKIRVAVVHGTANVRNLVEKILRREVKYHFVEVMACPGGCIGGGGQPYSRDPEILRKRAEAIYTIDEMMTIRKSHENPAIKKLYEEYLEHPLSHKSHELLHTYYEDRSRRKKVVAK; via the coding sequence TTGGCCGAAGTGATGGTTGTCATAAATGGAAAAACTTTAAAGGTGCCAGACAACATCACCGTTCTGGAGGCTTGTGAAAGAGCAGGAATTGAGGTTCCTGCGCTATGCCATCATCCAAGGCTCGGTGAGTCAATCGGTGCGTGCAGAGTTTGTGTCGTTGAAGTGGAGGGAGCGAGGAACCTGCAACCTGCGTGTGTCACCAAGGTTAGAGATGGTATGGTCATAAAGACCTCTTCTGAAAGGGTGAAGACCGCAAGGAAGTTCAACCTCGCTTTGCTTCTCTCTGAGCATCCCAACGATTGTATGACGTGTGAGGCGAATGGAAGGTGTGAATTCCAGGACCTGATCTACAAATACGACGTGGAACCCATCTTCGGATACGGCAAGAAGGAAGGCTTGCTCGACAGAAGCAGCCCTGCCATCATGAGGGATCTCTCCAAGTGTATCAAGTGTCAAAGGTGTGTGAGAGTGTGTTCCGAGATTCAGGGAATGAACATATACTCTATGGTGGAGAGGGGTTATCGAACCTATCCTGGCACGCCCTTCGACATACCTGTCTACGAAACGGATTGTATCAGTTGTGGACAATGTGCCGCGTTCTGTCCGACAGGTGCCATAGTTGAGAACTCCGCGGTGAAGGTTGTTCTCGAAGAACTTGAAAAGAAAGAAAAGATCCTTGTTGTGCAGACAGCACCTTCTGTTAGGGTCGCGATCGGTGAGGAATTCGGTTACGCTCCCGGTACGATCTCAACGGGTCAGCTTGTTGCCGCTCTCAGGCGACTTGGTTTCGACTACGTCTTTGACACGAACTTCGGAGCCGACCTCACCATTGTGGAAGAAGGAAGCGAGTTCCTTGAAAGATTGGAGAAGGGAGATCTGGAAGACCTTCCGATGTTCACCTCCTGCTGCCCGGCTTGGGTGAATCTGGTGGAGAAGGTCTATCCTGAGCTCAGAACAAGGCTCTCCAGTGCAAAATCTCCCCAGGGAATGCTCTCTGCTCTGGTGAAGACGTACTTTGCAGAGAAGCTTGGAGTGAAACCGGAGGACATCTTCCACGTGTCCATCATGCCCTGCACGGCGAAGAAGGATGAGGTCATGAGAAAGCAGCTCATGGTGAACGGTGTACCTGCAGTGGATGTGGTGCTCACCACGAGAGAGCTTGGAAGACTGATCAGGTTGAAGAACATACCCTTCGCCAACTTGCCTGAGGAAGAGTACGACGCACCCCTCGGTATCTCCACGGGTGCCGCCGCCCTGTTCGGTGTCACCGGTGGTGTGATGGAGGCTGCTTTGAGGACGGCGTACGAACTCAAAACTGGGAAGACACTTCCAAAGCTTGTGTTCGAAGAGGTCAGAGGTCTGAAGGGTGTCAGAGAAGCCGAAGTGGAGCTCGACGACCAGAAGATCAGGGTAGCCGTGGTTCATGGTACCGCCAACGTGAGGAATCTTGTCGAAAAGATTCTCCGAAGGGAAGTGAAGTACCACTTCGTCGAGGTTATGGCGTGTCCCGGCGGTTGTATCGGTGGAGGAGGTCAACCCTACAGCAGAGACCCGGAGATACTCAGAAAGAGAGCGGAAGCGATCTACACCATTGATGAGATGATGACCATAAGGAAATCCCACGAGAACCCGGCTATAAAGAAGCTCTACGAGGAATACCTCGAGCATCCTCTCAGCCACAAATCCCACGAGCTCCTGCACACCTACTACGAGGACAGATCGAGAAGAAAGAAAGTGGTGGCAAAGTGA
- the disA gene encoding DNA integrity scanning diadenylate cyclase DisA produces the protein MVPQELIEKIKLISPGTELRKALDDIISANFGALLFLVDDPKKYDDIIQGGFWLNTDFSAEKVYELSKMDGAIVLSEDLTRIYYANVHLVPDPTIPTGETGTRHRTAERLAKQTGKVVIAVSRRRNIISLYYKNYKYVVNQVDFLISKVTQAISTLEKYKDNFNKLLSDLEVLELENRVTLADVVRALMKGIELLRITEETRPYIVELGEEGRLARMQLRELTEDVDDLLILLIMDYSSDETDEESARDTLMDFITRRDPSPISISRALGYDVQQAPQLDDVLVSARGYRLLKTAARIPLSIGYNVVKMFKNLDQISKASVEDLKKVEGIGEKRAKAISESISSLKHRRTSE, from the coding sequence TTGGTTCCACAGGAACTGATTGAGAAAATCAAACTCATTTCACCTGGAACGGAGTTGAGAAAGGCACTTGACGACATTATAAGTGCCAACTTTGGGGCTCTTCTTTTCCTTGTTGATGATCCAAAAAAATACGATGATATCATCCAGGGGGGGTTCTGGCTGAATACGGATTTTTCTGCGGAAAAGGTCTATGAACTTTCGAAGATGGATGGTGCCATTGTGCTTTCTGAGGATCTCACACGGATCTATTATGCAAACGTTCACCTTGTACCCGATCCAACGATACCAACAGGGGAGACAGGAACAAGACACAGAACTGCTGAGAGGTTGGCAAAACAAACAGGAAAAGTTGTCATAGCAGTTTCTAGAAGAAGAAACATCATATCCCTTTACTACAAAAACTACAAGTACGTTGTGAACCAAGTGGACTTTCTGATTTCGAAGGTGACACAAGCGATCAGCACTCTCGAGAAGTACAAGGACAACTTCAATAAACTTCTGTCCGATCTCGAGGTACTCGAGCTGGAGAACAGAGTCACACTTGCTGACGTAGTGAGAGCGTTGATGAAGGGAATAGAACTTTTGAGAATAACCGAAGAAACGCGTCCTTACATTGTAGAGCTTGGAGAAGAAGGAAGATTGGCAAGGATGCAACTCAGAGAGCTGACAGAGGATGTGGACGATTTGTTGATTCTCCTGATAATGGATTATTCCTCCGACGAAACGGACGAGGAATCGGCAAGGGACACCCTCATGGACTTCATCACGAGGAGAGATCCTTCACCCATTTCCATTTCAAGAGCCTTGGGGTACGATGTACAGCAGGCGCCGCAGTTGGACGATGTTCTTGTTTCCGCGAGGGGATACAGGTTGCTTAAAACCGCGGCAAGGATCCCTCTCAGTATAGGCTACAACGTCGTCAAGATGTTCAAAAACCTCGATCAGATCAGCAAAGCATCCGTTGAAGATCTGAAGAAAGTAGAGGGAATTGGTGAAAAAAGAGCAAAAGCCATATCGGAAAGTATCAGTTCTTTAAAACACAGAAGAACTTCCGAGTGA
- the radA gene encoding DNA repair protein RadA yields MKKFVCSNCGYVSPKWFGRCPQCGEYDTAEEIVGEKSREGKPSLFLNLESAGEISLERITTGFSEMDRVLKGGFIPGQVLLLSGEPGIGKSTLALQLAERFAQDGLVVYISGEESPQQLKMRADRLAIKKKENILLVVENDLEELIPVLQNEKVNFAVVDSLQTVFSSELGSSPGSVSQVKNVTMKMINFAKRKNVPILLIGHVTKEGEIAGPKLVEHMVDTVAYFEGDRRTGLRLLKITKNRFGPSDEVAVFELGEKGFVQVENPSFTENGADLPGNALTCVFEGTKPFVVQIQALVSKNKTFSPKRVCKGVDVNRVMLLIAVLSKLLKLPIETHDVYVNVVGGLRITDPAADLAIALAIVSSYLEVSLRDTVAIGEIGLDGRVRKVYNINRRLNSLKGFGKIITPPFEGAKEKVFVVHDLKEAVSLIGGESFGSTGTD; encoded by the coding sequence GTGAAGAAGTTCGTGTGTTCCAACTGTGGCTATGTTTCTCCGAAATGGTTTGGAAGATGCCCTCAGTGTGGTGAGTACGATACAGCCGAAGAAATTGTAGGAGAAAAGAGCAGGGAGGGGAAGCCCTCCCTGTTTTTGAATCTGGAGTCCGCCGGTGAGATCTCTCTGGAGAGAATTACCACCGGCTTTTCGGAAATGGATAGGGTGCTCAAAGGTGGATTCATCCCGGGGCAGGTGCTTCTTCTTTCTGGGGAGCCGGGTATAGGGAAGAGCACCCTCGCACTCCAGCTTGCGGAGAGGTTTGCGCAGGATGGATTGGTCGTTTATATCTCCGGTGAAGAATCTCCTCAACAACTGAAAATGAGAGCTGACAGGCTGGCGATCAAGAAGAAGGAAAATATACTGCTGGTGGTAGAGAACGACCTGGAGGAGCTAATTCCGGTGCTTCAGAACGAAAAGGTCAATTTCGCAGTCGTTGATTCACTTCAAACGGTTTTTTCTTCAGAACTGGGGAGTAGTCCGGGCAGTGTTTCCCAGGTGAAGAACGTGACGATGAAGATGATCAACTTTGCAAAGAGAAAGAACGTACCTATCCTGTTGATAGGGCACGTGACAAAGGAGGGAGAAATAGCCGGGCCGAAGCTTGTAGAACATATGGTGGACACCGTTGCCTACTTCGAGGGTGACAGGCGCACGGGGTTGAGACTATTGAAGATCACAAAGAACAGGTTCGGTCCTTCGGATGAGGTTGCCGTTTTTGAGCTCGGTGAAAAGGGATTCGTTCAGGTTGAAAATCCCTCTTTCACAGAAAATGGTGCTGACCTTCCCGGTAACGCTCTCACCTGTGTTTTCGAAGGAACGAAACCTTTCGTTGTCCAGATCCAGGCACTCGTCTCCAAAAACAAAACTTTTTCGCCTAAGAGGGTGTGTAAGGGAGTGGACGTGAACAGGGTCATGCTTCTGATAGCAGTGCTCAGTAAGCTTTTAAAGCTTCCCATAGAGACGCACGACGTTTACGTGAACGTAGTTGGGGGTCTCAGGATAACCGATCCCGCCGCGGATCTCGCCATCGCTCTTGCTATCGTTTCTTCGTACCTCGAAGTGTCTCTTCGAGATACGGTGGCAATCGGAGAGATAGGTTTGGACGGAAGGGTGAGAAAGGTTTACAATATTAATAGAAGATTGAACTCGCTGAAGGGTTTTGGAAAAATCATAACACCCCCTTTCGAAGGGGCGAAAGAAAAAGTCTTCGTCGTTCACGACTTAAAGGAGGCTGTCTCTCTAATCGGGGGTGAGTCCTTTGGTTCCACAGGAACTGATTGA